CGACCAACCCAGTCGGTTACATTGGTGATTTCGGGATTGGCTTGGCGCAACTCCTCTTCGCCCAGACCAAATCTGCCTGCAATCTCCCCTACACTTTCTCCGGGCGGCACAGCGTATCTGCGACCTGTCCCGGGGACAATACGCAGCATCTGACCTGCCAGCAAGTATGGCTGGGAAGCCACTTCCGGGTTCAGTGCGGCAAGAAACTCTTTGGTCATATGATGTGCTGACGCAATTCGCGGCAATGTATCTCCCCGCTGAACGATAATCCACTGCAGATCCATGTTGTTCTCCTTTCCACAGGAAAAGACAGGTCTCCTGTCCAGTTCTGACCGATTTCGTGTCTGTAACATATGTATGCAGGTCAGGTTGTCCGTCATGTGACATGAATCATGTTTATCTCCTGTTAATGCATAATGACGACAAAAAATCCCGGAACTTCACAGTTCCGGGATAGTCCACAACCAAAATACATTAATTAAAAGTCTTATTCATGCATATTTTGAGTATAACTATGATAATTGCGTTACCTGCCAGACAACAGGGGTCTTGGAGATCTGCTCCCCCAACCATCGGCGGGTGATATTCTGGAACATTCGCGGGTCACCCGTGCAGAAAAATTGATGCACCGGAGTCTCATCCCCACTGGCCAGCTTTCGCTTATCATATAAAATCGTACTGATTTCACGTGCCGTTTCATCTGCTGAACTGATTAACTTTACTTCCTGTCCCATAACTTCCTGAATCGTGTCCATGAGAAAGGGATAATGCGTACAACCCAGAATAAGACAATCAATTGGCTGTTGTTTGATCTCGCCCAATGATTGTTCCACCGTATGTGTCGTGTGCTCGGAACGAAATTCACCTTGTTCCACCAACGGCACCAGCGCCGGACAAGCTTGACTGACCACATCAATATAGGGGGACAACTGTTTGAGTGCCGATGTATAAGCCCCACTACCTATGGTACCCGTGGTACCAATCACACCAATACGCCCTGTACGTGTCGCTGTGATTGCGGCCCGCGCACCCGGATGTATAACACCAATGACAGGCACATTCACCTTGGCACGGATATACTCCAGCGCGGCTGCTGTTGCTGTGTTACAGGCGATAACGATAACCTTCGGATCGAACTGGATCAAGAAATCAACGATTTGTTCCGTAAATTGTTTTACTTGTTCGGACGAACGGGGTCCGTACGGTGTCCGGGCAGTATCCCCAAAATAAATGATCTTTTCCCGCGGGAGCTGACGCATCACTTCCTTGGCGACGGTCAATCCCCCCACACCGGAGTCTAATATAGCGATTGCTTGCTGCACGAACACACCGCTTCCTTCTTCATTGAATTGGTTCTCAAAACGATTGTTTCTCAGAGCTTTCTTCCTACCGTATGAACATTCCGGCAAAAAGGTACCTACATCTTACCCGATTTCATCGCAGGGTTCAAATTAAATCCACGTGCTACGTCATCTATGTGTGGACACGCAACAAAGCAGGCTCTCCTCTAAATAGAGGAAAGCCTGCTTATCAAGCTTTGCTTAGTTGTCGTCCTTGGACTCATCCGCAGGAAGCTTCGCTACGATATCAATTCCGGGTTCATCCACTGTTTTATCGATATCGTTATCAACAATGGCTGCCGATATGCGAATTTCTTTCCCTTCAGCGCAATTGCGCCAGGATTGAATATCCTGAATCACGACATCTGCGGTCTCTTTAACTTTGGATACGATCTGCGAACTCTGTTCTCCCACGATACCAGCCAGTTCCTGACCTTTCTCCGATACCTGACGAGCACCTTCTGTAATATCCTGACGAAGTTCACGTCCCGATTTCGGCGCCAGCAATAATGCCGTTACTGAACCAACCACGGAGCCAATAAGAGCTCCCCACAACAAACTTTTGTTAGAATCCTTCACGTCACATCTCTCCCTTTACTATTGTTTAAGTACCGGACTAGAAGCAACGGTCTGTCGCTCAGCCATCCGGGCGAATGCCTACTCTGTTGATGCATTATAAGCAGCACAGGCTTGACTTGACACTCCAGATGTTAAAAATAATCTGAACGCCCTTTTTGAATGGATGCAAATGACTTGGCTTAAACTCAGTTCTGACGAGCCGGCTCGAGATCAGCCGCGGCATGCTCATCCCCCGGGTCCAAATCAATCACATATCGTCCAGGTGCAATTAATGCCGCCTGATGTTCACAACGCCAGCGACGTCCACCTGAAGAACCCAGCGTCTGTCCATCTTGCAGAACATCCCCCTGATCAAATATGTAATACGCTGCACCCAGTAAGGTCTGAGCCACCGTATCCGGATCAAGACCGACGAAATGACACTGGACATCAGGTACACCCAGCGCAGATAATCCCACGGTATCCATGACCAACCCGCGTTGTTCCTCTGTACCTCCGGCTTGATACATTCGAACGTTCATGGCTGCATACAAATGTTCCTCACGTTCCTGAGCTTGCGTATATGCTTCCGGTTCAACGAGCTTATCACTGCCATACCAATACAGCGCGTCACAGGTCAAACTCTCCATGATTGCCAGTACAGTCTTCTGAAACAGTTCCAGGCGCTGCTTACGAGGCATGGCTGCCGTGAACATATCATGTATCCGGATGGAGTACCGCGAAGATTCTACAACCTGTCCCACTTCCGGCCAATGCCATGCTTGTTGCAGAGCACCGCCAAAGCGAGCACGATCTGCGATTTCATTCACAGGAAGCATGCAAGTCTGAGCAGGGATATCCCCTTCCTGAAAGGATACCTTATGGTCCAGATGATAGAAGACGAGCATCTCATGCATTTGCCCTCCGCTCTCTTGTTTCACATCCAGTCGGACTTGTCCTGTATGACGAATCATAGCTTCCTGCAAACGCAGGCGATCCACCTCTGGACGTTCCCGGAACAAGAGTTCAACCATATACACCGGATGGAATCCGGAAGGTATTTCATTCGTTTCGTTGCTTTCAGTATTTACTTCATTGAATTCTTTTGATTCATTTGTCATGCGATTTCCCTCATTCCTTACGCTGTCCCTCGGCCTGTGCCGTATTGAAAGGACCAAGTTCTGTTTCCACGTAGGCGCTAACCTGAGTAGTAAAATGTTCAAGTATACTCGGCAACTCTACGCTAAGTGGATGGAGCTCAGACCGCTCCCAACTGTAATAATCCTGCACCAGTGGTTTGCGTAACGTGACAAGCTGACGCAATATCTCATAGGTCGGATTATCAAAAACCTTTTCTTCATAATTAATCTGAATAATATCATCATAACTGCTCGCATCTCTCATGATGAAACCGTCAATCAGATAACTTCCCACATCGGTAACAATCTCGATCGCCAGGTGAAGACAACGTTCCTGTACCATCCCAAGCATGAGACTGCCGTCCCAAGCCTCTGCTGCCCCGCGAAGTCCTTCAGCTACTTCCGGTACAGCAGCAAGCCGGCGGGCAATCTGTTCTCTGTTCACATAATACATTCGTTCACTTCCCGTTCAGTGAGTTATCGGTTCCGTTTCCCTCTTCGCTTAAGCCAGAATATCATCACAGGACAAGCGATTAGAAACACAACAAAAATATATAGGAATTCCATAACGTCTCTTAAATCGCTCATGCAGAGTCCCCTTTATCTCAACGTAGTTTGAATGACAGATCAGATTTCGTAGTCCACTGCAATTGACTGTTCTCTGACTTCGTTCATATACTTGATAACTTCCTGATGAAGCGGGTGTACCTGATACGCCTGGAGATCCTCCAGTGACGCAAACTCCGCCGTGAGTGAAATGTCGAACGATCTCTCCGAGCGAAGCACATCAATCCCGATTTCAAGTGAAACTAGGACATCAATTTTACCTTCCAGATTGCGAAGCACCTGGGCTGCAGCTTCAATACTTTCTGCTGAGCGATCTTTCATTTTGAACAGGACAATATGTTTTATCATCTGGGCAAGCACCTCGTTTAATATAATAGTAGAAATGAATGAATTTTCATGTATCCAAAATATATCATAACGTTCTCTATTACGAAAGGATACTTGGAAACGTTCTCTTGATAAGAAAAACTAATCCGAACCGTTTCCTTTCGATTCGGATTTCTTTTGCGATCCATCCTCCGTCTGTTTCGCTGAGTCATCCTGCAAAGTTTGTCCTGTTTCAGCCTGCTGCTTGATGTTGTCTGGAGTTTGCTGCGGTTTGGCCCATTCACGATTCATCAGATACTCCTGATCTTCCTGTTTCTTCAACACTGCAATGGCCTGTCTGAGCTTTGCAGGCAATGGAAGACCGATTTTGGCATAATTCTCGGTAATCGAAATGAGTTCATTCACCAGATAGAAATAAATAGCTCCGCCTTTGATAAAATCGGTTCCCATGATCAGATCAATTCGGTGGGCAAGCAAAACAACGGTCAGCATGAGCCCTTTGCGAGCAATCCCCCAGAATCCAATGTTGCTATTCAACCCGGTACCCGTTCTTACCGCCGCTGCCAAACCTGTTATATAATCCACAGCCATCGCGACCGCGAGCAGGCTCAGCAACTGATCCCATCCGCCAAAAGCAAACGTAACAAATGCTCCCGAGATGGCAGCAAAGGTATTCACAGATAGATTCACGTCCCTCACCTCTCCCTTACACTTGAGTATCATACAATATATGTAAAAGTGAGAGATTTGACAGGTCACATGTCATGCTGAACACGCGGATTTATCATTTCAGATTTGTGCACATCCTCTTCGCAACAGGGGAACGAAAATCACATACTTTTGGGGAATTCAGGGAAATAAACCGCATCATATCAACAAAAAATAGATAAAAGTTCTTTAGACCTAATAATAAGTAATTAGAACTATATTATTTTTATTCCTGTTCAATTTCTCCCCTCATTTTTAGTGAAACATTGTAATCTAGGAATATACTAGGATGTGAATTGCGCATGGTCTAGTTCGTAGTTCCCTCTTTATCATGAATTGACGCATTGACGCATTTGTAACCGGTAAACCCGGCACTTGAAAGTACCCCGTTGTTTATTGTAGTATTTGGTTAAAAAAAATCGGAGGAAATATGCCTAATCAACCAGAACAACATTCCATCCAGGCGTGGTCTCTGATCAACCGTAAATACTTGGGAAAAGGCGTCCGTGTTAAACGATTCCGAAAACCGACACGCTGTCAAATCCGCAATCGTGTTCTTCTTGCCGTGCTGATGGCCAATGATATCAAGTTGTCCCAGCTTGCTGAAGACCTCTCCATCTCTTCACGCAGTGTCAGTGCGTGGGTATATGAAGGACGGATACCCGGCAGTACCAATTTGGACAAGACTTGCCAATTACTCGGCTACCCACGTCATATTCTCTTCAATGAAGAAGTTGTGCGTAATAGCCCTGTTATATGTCAACCCGAGTCATCTCGCTTCATGAAGCGTACGGTGACCCGTTCTCCGGTTAGTAACCGTATTTTGACAGGCTTGTGTATGGTCCATGATTTGTCGGTGACAGATGTCAGCCACTGGATCGGGGTTCATCCCGGCACTTTCCGCAAATGGCTGCATCAGGGAACACTGCCTTCTGCTGCGTTTCAGGAACAAGCGGAGCAATTTTTCCGTATCCCGAAAACTATTTTGTTCGCAGATGTCATCTTGAAAGATCGTCGCAACAACTAAATAAGCGAACAGCCAAAAGGCTCTGATCTCCTCTTAGGAGGCCAGAGCCTTTTTAAAATGAAATGCATACCTTCTCTCTCGGACTTGAAGCACTGTTCTGGCTATTCCATCAGAAATGTCAGATAACCTACCCTTTTTCGCCTTTTGCACCCAAGGAGAGCCATCACAGCCCGCTACAAGCTAAGTTTATGCATTTCATCATGACCATTCTCTCTAAAAGGTCATCCTAACCTCGTGTTCAACACTTCATTTATATATCTCAACCCCGTATATCGAGGACGAAGCGTATGCGCTGTGTTGAACGCATGTTCCACCATCTCCGGGGTTACACCGAGTTGCTCAGTAGTCACAGGTCCACCTACTTGTTCCAACCATGCGATGAGCTGAGAAGCCTCCGGCAATTGGTCATATATCCCAAACACCGGTTCACCCGATGTCTGTGCAAGTTCTTTATATTTCACCGTAAGCAATGCACAAGCTACGCCAACTTTGGCACCATGCAGAACCGGTCTTTCTCCCGCTTGCATCAGATCCATCTCCAAGATGTGAGACAGATGATGCTCACCTCCGGATGCCGGACGGGAATGGTCAATGATCAGCATGGAGATACCGGAAACAATTAATGCGTCCATTAATACAGCTACTCCCTCTGCTCGCCCCTCCGCAATAGCTTGTACATGATCTATGCAGGTATTCAGCGCTTCTTCTGTCATCCGATAAGCAACTGGACAGAACGGTTCTCCGCCCAGTTCACGAGAAACAATCCAGTCTGCAAGTGAAGTATATTTACCAAGCATATCTCCGAATCCGGCAGCTGTCATCACTTGCGGGGCTTGCTCCAGAATATCCAGATCGGCAAAGATAGCCTCCGGCGGAACAGCCTGAAATGTTTGTTTGACGCCGCTTACAATTAAGGGTGCACCCGCAGAGGTAAACCCATCCACTGAAGCCGCTGTCGGTATCGACAGAAAGGGCTTGTTCATTTTGGAACACACAAATCGCACCAGATCGTGGATGGTACCTGAACCCACAGCGATTACAGCCTGACTTTCCAGTTTTACACCCAACATGACCTGTACAATAGCTGCTTCATCCGCAATGATATCCCCCGTACGATTCTCTGGCAGAGCGATCTCATCCACATTCATTCCCGCTTCGCGAATACTACTCAGCACATCAGATCCGGCCGCCTGAAACGTATGTCGATCATAAACAACCGTCACCTGACGATATCCTTGCTCAGACAAATAACCCGGTAACCTCTGAATGGCCCCAGCTTCCAGATGAATCAGCATATCCACCACCCGGTGTTGATGACCGCAAGCACACTGCTGTGCTTCCTCATTCCATGCTGCAATTCGTTCGTTCATATTCATTCACTCTTACCCTCCCATATGAGATATCATGCATAATTAACGGGTTAAAACCACAAGATAAAAAAGGAAATAAAATGTGATGATTTTCCTGATCACACTTTACTGCCTGTACCCAATATTTGCAAATCCGTATCTCACATTTCCAAGTAGGTGAATCGATGAAATTAACGAAAGAATTAGGAATTTCGCTCGGATTTCTGGCCGGAACCACTTTTGGCAGCGGTATCGCTTTTTTGTTTCGTCTCCAGTCGGTTGAAGTGGTTGCCAGTGTTACGCTATTTGGTATTGCAGGAGCCATTGCCGGGATCATCACGGCAGTCATTCTGCGCCAGCGGCAACATTAGAATGCCAGCAGCTACATGCCAGATTCACACAAATGATCCAAAAAACAAAAATAGGTTCGTGAATTGCCCTAGAGCAACTCACGAACCTTTTTTGTTAGATGCGGTCGAGAGGACTCGAACCTCCACGGGGGGTTAGCCCACACGGACCTGAACCGTGCGCGTCTGCCAATTCCGCCACGACCGCATAATATGTATCTCCTCATCCATCGATGAAAAGCGTTCCGGTGAAGCAATTCCTTGTTTTACCGTAATTCAGAGTATACATGCTCCAAAATAAAAATGCAACTTCTTTTTTTATTCAAGATAGGACATATGTCCTTTTTTATCATCACCAAACACCCTATCGTAGCATTAAACAAATATACCATCCATACGAATGCAAAAATGAAGGAGAGATCCACCTTGAAAACAACCAATCTGTGCTTTATCGGTGCCGGGTTTCATGCATCCACGAATATTTACCCTTCTATTGTTGAAGCCGGAGCACATATCCAGGCCATTGCCACACGCAGTATGGAACGCTCTGAAGCAGCTCTGCTGCGATTTGGCAGCAACGGAAAAGCGTATGACAATGCTCAGCTTATGTTGCAGCAGGAAATCTGTGACGGAGTCGTTGTGGTCGCCCAGCCTGTAGATCAGACCGCTCTTGTCCTTGAATGTATTCGGGCTGGTAAGAATGTATACGTGGATAAGCCACTCGGATGGAATGCAGCGGAAGCCGCCACTGTAGCAGAAGCTGCCGAGCAGGCTGGCGTCGTTGTCATGGTCGGTTTTATGAAACGTTATGCTCCCGTATACATGAAGCTGAAGGAGCTCATTGATAGTGGTTCGCTAGGTAAGGTACGTTCATTCCAGATGAAATTCGCTGTAGACAGTACCCCATTTTGCAAGGATGAGGAACAGTTCATGAAGCTCGCTGCCATTCATATGGTCGATCTGATGCGTTACTTATTCGGAGAAGCAATACGGGTTACAGGCACAACCGTGAAGAATGGGGAACATATTAATCAAAGCATTTCTCTTGTTTTTGAGAATAACGTAGTAGGCAGCGCTTATTTTACCGGCATGAGTGCTTGGTCACGGGAGAGTGAAAGTGTACTCGTCACCTTTGACAACGGATTTGCGTCAGCTGAAGAGATCAACACACTTACTGTTCATCAATCCCGAAGTTCGACCAACCTTGCCTGGAAATCTCTCGAGGAGCAAGATACCGTATATACGCCTTCCGGTTCTCCCATGTCAGGAGCTTATCGTGACCTTTATCTACGCGGGTTTGTTGGTGAAATGGCGCACTTCATCGCGTGTTGCCAAAATCAGACCGCCCCACATTCCAGCGCCAGGGATAATGTTGCAACGATGGCTCTATGTGACTCCATTCTATCGTCACTGAAGTAGCGTATATACGCTCATCATCATATTTTATACATCCAGAGAAGAGCCTGAAACCGGGGCTCTTTTTTTATCTTATAGATATCATCGCATCTGCCTTCGCCTAGAATTAGGGTTTATAATCTTCATCATAAGTGATATGCTCTTTCATGAACTATACGTACTTTATGTAATGTAACCACCCAAATAGATACCATAGAGAAAATCACCGTAAAGTGGAGGTGTATTTATAATGAAAAAGGACGCAACCAAGCTATGTCCCGCGCCATACGGCTGTTCCGTGGAAGTTACCCTCAGTGTGATCGGAGGCAAATGGAAAGGTGCCATTTTATATCATTTATTCTCCGGTCCTTTGAGATTTAACGAGATCCGAAAATTATTTCCTGACATCACCCAGCGTATGCTCACCCTGCAACTTCGAGAGTTGGAAGGCAGCGGAATTGTTCATCGTGAAATATACCCCCAGATCCCACCCAAAGTGGAGTATTCCCTCACACCATTTGGTGAAACGTTACGGCCGATTATCTTCAGCATGCGAGATTGGGGAGAAACGTATACAAATG
The nucleotide sequence above comes from Paenibacillus sp. W2I17. Encoded proteins:
- a CDS encoding helix-turn-helix domain-containing protein; this encodes MKKDATKLCPAPYGCSVEVTLSVIGGKWKGAILYHLFSGPLRFNEIRKLFPDITQRMLTLQLRELEGSGIVHREIYPQIPPKVEYSLTPFGETLRPIIFSMRDWGETYTNEVLARSSQEV
- the racE gene encoding glutamate racemase, with the translated sequence MQQAIAILDSGVGGLTVAKEVMRQLPREKIIYFGDTARTPYGPRSSEQVKQFTEQIVDFLIQFDPKVIVIACNTATAAALEYIRAKVNVPVIGVIHPGARAAITATRTGRIGVIGTTGTIGSGAYTSALKQLSPYIDVVSQACPALVPLVEQGEFRSEHTTHTVEQSLGEIKQQPIDCLILGCTHYPFLMDTIQEVMGQEVKLISSADETAREISTILYDKRKLASGDETPVHQFFCTGDPRMFQNITRRWLGEQISKTPVVWQVTQLS
- a CDS encoding helix-turn-helix transcriptional regulator; its protein translation is MPNQPEQHSIQAWSLINRKYLGKGVRVKRFRKPTRCQIRNRVLLAVLMANDIKLSQLAEDLSISSRSVSAWVYEGRIPGSTNLDKTCQLLGYPRHILFNEEVVRNSPVICQPESSRFMKRTVTRSPVSNRILTGLCMVHDLSVTDVSHWIGVHPGTFRKWLHQGTLPSAAFQEQAEQFFRIPKTILFADVILKDRRNN
- a CDS encoding sn-glycerol-1-phosphate dehydrogenase → MNMNERIAAWNEEAQQCACGHQHRVVDMLIHLEAGAIQRLPGYLSEQGYRQVTVVYDRHTFQAAGSDVLSSIREAGMNVDEIALPENRTGDIIADEAAIVQVMLGVKLESQAVIAVGSGTIHDLVRFVCSKMNKPFLSIPTAASVDGFTSAGAPLIVSGVKQTFQAVPPEAIFADLDILEQAPQVMTAAGFGDMLGKYTSLADWIVSRELGGEPFCPVAYRMTEEALNTCIDHVQAIAEGRAEGVAVLMDALIVSGISMLIIDHSRPASGGEHHLSHILEMDLMQAGERPVLHGAKVGVACALLTVKYKELAQTSGEPVFGIYDQLPEASQLIAWLEQVGGPVTTEQLGVTPEMVEHAFNTAHTLRPRYTGLRYINEVLNTRLG
- a CDS encoding YtxH domain-containing protein, with amino-acid sequence MKDSNKSLLWGALIGSVVGSVTALLLAPKSGRELRQDITEGARQVSEKGQELAGIVGEQSSQIVSKVKETADVVIQDIQSWRNCAEGKEIRISAAIVDNDIDKTVDEPGIDIVAKLPADESKDDN
- a CDS encoding Gfo/Idh/MocA family protein, with the translated sequence MKTTNLCFIGAGFHASTNIYPSIVEAGAHIQAIATRSMERSEAALLRFGSNGKAYDNAQLMLQQEICDGVVVVAQPVDQTALVLECIRAGKNVYVDKPLGWNAAEAATVAEAAEQAGVVVMVGFMKRYAPVYMKLKELIDSGSLGKVRSFQMKFAVDSTPFCKDEEQFMKLAAIHMVDLMRYLFGEAIRVTGTTVKNGEHINQSISLVFENNVVGSAYFTGMSAWSRESESVLVTFDNGFASAEEINTLTVHQSRSSTNLAWKSLEEQDTVYTPSGSPMSGAYRDLYLRGFVGEMAHFIACCQNQTAPHSSARDNVATMALCDSILSSLK
- a CDS encoding DUF86 domain-containing protein; this encodes MYYVNREQIARRLAAVPEVAEGLRGAAEAWDGSLMLGMVQERCLHLAIEIVTDVGSYLIDGFIMRDASSYDDIIQINYEEKVFDNPTYEILRQLVTLRKPLVQDYYSWERSELHPLSVELPSILEHFTTQVSAYVETELGPFNTAQAEGQRKE
- a CDS encoding DUF4261 domain-containing protein, whose amino-acid sequence is MTNESKEFNEVNTESNETNEIPSGFHPVYMVELLFRERPEVDRLRLQEAMIRHTGQVRLDVKQESGGQMHEMLVFYHLDHKVSFQEGDIPAQTCMLPVNEIADRARFGGALQQAWHWPEVGQVVESSRYSIRIHDMFTAAMPRKQRLELFQKTVLAIMESLTCDALYWYGSDKLVEPEAYTQAQEREEHLYAAMNVRMYQAGGTEEQRGLVMDTVGLSALGVPDVQCHFVGLDPDTVAQTLLGAAYYIFDQGDVLQDGQTLGSSGGRRWRCEHQAALIAPGRYVIDLDPGDEHAAADLEPARQN
- a CDS encoding Dabb family protein, with the protein product MIKHIVLFKMKDRSAESIEAAAQVLRNLEGKIDVLVSLEIGIDVLRSERSFDISLTAEFASLEDLQAYQVHPLHQEVIKYMNEVREQSIAVDYEI